One stretch of Candidatus Eremiobacteraceae bacterium DNA includes these proteins:
- a CDS encoding NAD-dependent epimerase/dehydratase family protein, with amino-acid sequence MRILVTGGAGFIGSHVVDECIAAGHDVSVVDNFWQHGGGRRANLNAKAKLHEMDIRDKDVRQVIRSFRPDVVSHHAAQHSVAISTSDPDYDADVNIRGLVNILEGCAANAVKKVVFASSAATYGTPQYLPINETHPQLPESPYGITKMAAEHYLRYYAASKGLAFTALRYGNVYGPRQDPNGEAGVIAIFTGRIIRGEPIRVDWDGEQRKDYVFVGDVARANVIALTQGKDDVFNIGTGIGTSVNSLHAAISSAVGRDVDVVHAPKRPGDVRTCIFAIDKAREQLGWEPTTALAEGIAKTAAYFKSATTAS; translated from the coding sequence ATGCGCATCCTTGTGACCGGCGGTGCGGGCTTCATCGGTTCGCACGTCGTCGACGAATGCATCGCCGCCGGACACGATGTCTCGGTCGTCGATAACTTCTGGCAACACGGCGGCGGACGGCGTGCCAATCTCAACGCCAAGGCGAAGCTCCACGAGATGGACATCCGCGACAAGGATGTCCGTCAGGTCATCCGCTCGTTTCGCCCGGACGTCGTGAGCCACCACGCCGCACAGCATAGCGTCGCGATATCGACCTCCGATCCGGACTACGACGCGGACGTCAACATCCGTGGGCTCGTCAACATCCTCGAAGGCTGCGCGGCCAACGCCGTCAAGAAGGTCGTCTTCGCTTCGTCGGCCGCGACATACGGCACGCCGCAATACTTACCGATCAACGAGACGCACCCGCAACTCCCCGAATCGCCTTACGGCATCACGAAGATGGCCGCCGAGCACTACCTCCGCTACTATGCCGCTTCGAAGGGCCTCGCGTTCACCGCGCTCCGCTACGGCAACGTCTACGGACCCCGCCAAGATCCGAACGGTGAGGCCGGCGTCATCGCGATCTTCACCGGGCGGATCATCCGCGGCGAGCCGATCCGCGTCGACTGGGATGGCGAGCAGCGCAAGGATTACGTCTTCGTGGGCGACGTCGCTCGCGCGAACGTCATCGCGCTGACGCAAGGCAAAGACGACGTCTTCAACATCGGAACCGGCATCGGGACCTCGGTGAACTCACTGCACGCCGCGATCTCGTCCGCGGTGGGCCGCGACGTCGACGTCGTCCATGCGCCGAAGCGCCCGGGCGACGTGCGCACGTGCATCTTCGCGATCGACAAAGCGCGCGAACAGCTCGGCTGGGAACCGACGACGGCGCTCGCAGAGGGCATCGCGAAAACCGCGGCCTACTTCAAGAGCGCGACGACCGCCTCGTAG
- a CDS encoding alpha/beta hydrolase encodes MKLAVSYRGKGPRLYAHPGGPGLSSAEFYPDFGGLERAFEVAYVDPRGTGATPKPSDPRAYALDEYVADLAELIEEPSLLLGFSHGGLVAQRFAARHPGKVSGLVLASTAARFSSDVEAALARKVDASKGEPWLPDALDALRQEQAGEYEDDAALARVVAREMPLYFHEYGERARRWVDLLAAHPCNADALRYFNEDEFLSTDLRADLQLVTAPTLIVTGESDFICPPEAGRELQAGIRDSKLVLIPRSGHMTYVERPEAFYEAVVALLK; translated from the coding sequence GTGAAGCTCGCGGTGTCGTATCGCGGTAAGGGGCCGAGGCTGTACGCCCACCCCGGCGGGCCTGGCTTGAGCTCGGCCGAGTTCTATCCAGATTTCGGCGGGCTCGAACGCGCGTTTGAAGTCGCGTACGTCGATCCGCGCGGCACGGGTGCGACGCCGAAGCCGAGCGATCCGAGGGCGTACGCCCTCGACGAATACGTCGCCGATCTCGCCGAACTCATCGAAGAGCCATCGCTCCTGCTAGGCTTTTCCCACGGCGGACTCGTCGCGCAGCGATTCGCCGCTCGGCATCCGGGAAAAGTGAGTGGCCTCGTGCTCGCGAGCACGGCCGCGCGATTCTCGTCCGACGTGGAAGCGGCGCTCGCACGCAAGGTCGATGCGAGCAAAGGCGAGCCGTGGCTGCCGGATGCGCTCGATGCGTTGCGTCAAGAGCAAGCCGGCGAGTACGAAGACGACGCCGCACTCGCCCGCGTCGTCGCTCGAGAAATGCCTCTATACTTCCACGAATACGGCGAACGCGCGAGGCGTTGGGTCGATCTGCTCGCGGCACATCCATGCAACGCCGACGCGCTGCGCTACTTCAACGAGGACGAGTTCCTGTCTACCGACCTTCGCGCGGATCTGCAACTTGTCACGGCACCGACGCTGATCGTGACGGGTGAAAGCGACTTCATCTGTCCGCCCGAGGCCGGGCGCGAGCTCCAAGCAGGGATACGTGATTCGAAGCTCGTGCTGATCCCGCGTTCAGGTCACATGACGTACGTAGAGCGGCCAGAAGCGTTCTACGAGGCGGTCGTCGCGCTCTTGAAGTAG